A single Paenibacillus sp. FSL R5-0517 DNA region contains:
- a CDS encoding ABC transporter substrate-binding protein: MKFTSRTIGIVALSLLLLLLAACSNVSTSSTAGETTSTTNTTETSTSAQNTNKTTYPLTIENFTISGEGGEWKPKVQVFDKAPERVVANTQSAAEMLIKLGLTDKMVGVAALYGSVTPDVADDFAKIPVLSKDYVGKELVVGASPDLVLGRGDLFADADWGVGTVDGLNDMNIRTFLQTTNHKGTLESLYSDIAQLGQIFDVQENAATFTESLKTRVEAIKASVADQPEHSFAYIVPATEDTITVSSMQNDTYQLDALSLLKLKNTFDGVQGEVSVEQLITANPDYLLLSAYAGSPDIDKLIENLYANPALQSMNAIKNKQIYVTDFSQFWGYGYQILDGIEKMGQEMKANPIK; this comes from the coding sequence ATGAAATTTACATCCAGAACGATTGGCATTGTTGCTCTAAGTCTCCTGTTGCTGCTGCTTGCAGCCTGTTCGAATGTTTCAACTTCCTCCACTGCCGGAGAAACAACTTCAACCACGAACACGACAGAAACTTCAACTTCTGCTCAGAATACAAATAAAACGACCTACCCGCTCACCATTGAGAATTTCACGATCTCGGGTGAGGGTGGTGAATGGAAACCAAAAGTGCAAGTATTCGATAAAGCACCGGAACGTGTGGTTGCGAATACCCAATCTGCGGCAGAGATGCTCATCAAGTTAGGTCTGACCGATAAAATGGTCGGCGTTGCTGCTCTATACGGTTCCGTTACACCGGATGTGGCTGATGATTTCGCCAAAATTCCGGTATTGTCCAAGGATTACGTAGGTAAAGAGCTGGTGGTAGGTGCAAGCCCGGATCTGGTACTCGGACGGGGTGACCTGTTCGCTGATGCAGACTGGGGTGTGGGTACCGTCGATGGATTGAATGACATGAATATTCGCACATTCCTGCAAACGACGAATCACAAAGGCACACTCGAAAGCCTCTATAGCGATATCGCACAACTTGGGCAGATCTTCGACGTTCAAGAAAATGCCGCAACATTCACCGAAAGTCTGAAGACTCGTGTTGAAGCTATTAAGGCAAGTGTAGCCGATCAGCCTGAACATTCTTTTGCCTACATCGTACCTGCTACGGAAGACACCATTACGGTAAGCAGCATGCAGAACGATACGTATCAGCTTGATGCGCTGAGCCTGTTGAAGCTGAAAAACACGTTTGATGGTGTGCAAGGTGAGGTTAGTGTTGAACAGTTGATCACAGCGAACCCGGACTACCTGCTCTTGTCCGCGTACGCCGGTTCACCGGATATCGACAAGCTAATTGAAAATCTGTATGCCAACCCTGCCCTGCAAAGTATGAACGCAATCAAGAATAAACAGATCTATGTCACAGATTTCAGCCAGTTCTGGGGTTATGGATATCAGATTCTGGATGGTATTGAGAAAATGGGACAGGAAATGAAAGCTAATCCAATCAAGTAA
- a CDS encoding serine hydrolase domain-containing protein, giving the protein MSLREAVQLLVTRPLHMKDTDFVAVDSNRLTAAYADSSEEPRLLHNQLEQVPFIEGTAGFRLAPNRANQPSAYASGGAGMVGSTGDFLTLLETLRQGGQPILTEAVATEMATNQIGELDMPYWPGRGFGLGFTILKDPVAAGTPESPGTWRMGGTYGHSWFVDPKEELSVVAFTNTALEGMSGKYTTDICDAIYAGIRESNEAARI; this is encoded by the coding sequence ATGTCATTAAGAGAAGCTGTTCAATTGCTGGTTACTCGTCCACTTCATATGAAGGACACTGATTTTGTTGCGGTGGATTCGAATCGGTTGACCGCTGCATACGCTGATAGTTCCGAAGAACCGCGTCTTCTCCATAATCAATTGGAGCAGGTCCCTTTTATTGAAGGTACTGCCGGTTTCCGGCTTGCCCCCAATCGTGCAAATCAACCTTCGGCTTATGCATCAGGCGGAGCGGGAATGGTTGGAAGCACCGGAGATTTTCTCACTTTACTTGAGACATTGCGGCAAGGGGGGCAGCCTATTCTTACGGAAGCTGTTGCCACCGAGATGGCCACGAATCAAATCGGTGAACTCGACATGCCGTATTGGCCAGGAAGAGGGTTCGGCCTTGGATTTACAATACTTAAAGACCCTGTTGCAGCTGGTACACCGGAATCCCCGGGAACGTGGCGGATGGGCGGAACCTACGGTCACTCCTGGTTTGTCGATCCAAAAGAAGAACTTAGTGTTGTCGCATTCACCAATACGGCACTTGAAGGGATGTCGGGAAAGTATACTACCGATATCTGTGATGCCATCTACGCAGGCATTCGTGAAAGCAACGAGGCTGCAAGAATTTAA
- a CDS encoding MarR family transcriptional regulator, giving the protein MITNYITHMKTRDAISLISKIKEKVNRFILAEMAEQGIQDLATSHGDIIYALYNNHRMTMAEIAKKIGKDKSTVTALVDKLVRTGYVVKERDATDSRVVHVALTAKGEELKPDFEEISQRMLDVFYAGVTEAEKKELLRILMKIHDNF; this is encoded by the coding sequence TTGATAACAAACTATATTACACATATGAAAACAAGAGACGCTATTTCACTCATATCCAAAATTAAAGAGAAGGTCAACCGCTTCATCCTGGCCGAGATGGCTGAGCAAGGAATCCAGGATCTCGCCACGTCCCATGGGGATATTATCTATGCCCTGTACAACAATCACAGGATGACCATGGCTGAAATCGCCAAAAAAATTGGCAAGGATAAATCCACGGTAACTGCACTTGTGGACAAATTGGTGCGGACAGGATACGTCGTCAAGGAGCGTGATGCAACCGATTCACGCGTTGTTCATGTGGCTTTGACTGCGAAAGGCGAAGAATTAAAGCCGGACTTTGAAGAGATATCGCAGCGCATGCTGGACGTGTTTTATGCGGGCGTTACGGAAGCGGAGAAAAAAGAACTGCTGCGAATTTTAATGAAGATTCATGACAACTTCTAA
- a CDS encoding serine hydrolase domain-containing protein: MEKKNKATLHTYVDEAIDRAISENRIVGTVVQIALGGELIYSRAAGFADREQKRTMAENALFRLASVTKPIVSTAALALVSQGQLSLHDPVTRWLPAFRPKLANGQDTQITIQQLMTHTAGLTYRFFQEEQGTYERAGVSDGMDLSELSLEENLQRIASVPLIYEPGHMWRYSIATDVLGAVIEKGNRNVIKRSCSIAGYSSTSYEGH; the protein is encoded by the coding sequence ATGGAAAAAAAAAATAAGGCAACATTGCATACTTATGTGGATGAGGCAATAGACCGTGCTATAAGCGAAAACAGAATCGTGGGAACGGTTGTACAGATTGCATTAGGAGGAGAACTGATCTACAGCCGGGCTGCCGGTTTCGCAGACAGGGAGCAAAAGCGTACCATGGCAGAAAACGCTCTGTTTCGACTGGCTTCCGTAACCAAACCCATTGTGTCCACAGCAGCTCTGGCATTGGTCTCACAAGGACAACTGAGTCTGCATGATCCGGTGACTCGCTGGCTACCTGCATTCCGGCCCAAGCTTGCCAATGGTCAGGACACCCAAATAACCATTCAGCAATTGATGACACACACTGCTGGCTTGACCTATCGGTTTTTCCAAGAAGAGCAAGGAACCTATGAACGTGCAGGTGTCTCGGATGGAATGGATTTATCTGAATTAAGTCTGGAGGAGAATCTCCAAAGGATTGCTTCTGTTCCTCTTATATATGAGCCAGGACACATGTGGAGGTATTCCATCGCGACAGATGTACTCGGAGCTGTTATTGAAAAGGGTAACCGGAATGTCATTAAGAGAAGCTGTTCAATTGCTGGTTACTCGTCCACTTCATATGAAGGACACTGA
- a CDS encoding alpha/beta hydrolase family protein has translation MTDYTKLLPKHEVKKIGEHDLHLEIFEGALPHDTETVTKKPPLLFLHGAYTGSWMWSKYIPHFVQHGWTCYVMNLRSHYMSRVMDMTKITFDDYLEDIREVLAGINEPPILIGFSMGGILSQKIAENATLAGLVVIDASISKEVHDAVPYPEKDRSTVSDIIMPAPVRDELRSIDETAEDIAFQRKYLQTESAKAFATFSALCGADGISINGDLIHCPSLVIKAVSCEDEDQRGQLTAKQLGAAYAGLWDTTHTGLLVGQRYMEPVELILGWLNRLHPFELTEKLTK, from the coding sequence ATGACAGATTACACAAAATTATTACCGAAACATGAGGTCAAGAAGATCGGAGAACATGATTTGCACTTGGAGATTTTCGAAGGAGCCCTACCTCATGATACCGAAACAGTGACCAAGAAGCCCCCTCTGCTGTTCCTTCACGGTGCCTACACAGGCAGCTGGATGTGGAGCAAATATATCCCCCATTTTGTCCAGCACGGTTGGACCTGTTATGTCATGAACTTGAGGAGTCATTACATGAGTCGGGTCATGGACATGACAAAGATTACGTTTGACGATTATTTGGAGGATATTCGGGAAGTGTTAGCCGGGATCAACGAACCTCCCATACTTATTGGCTTCAGCATGGGCGGGATTCTCAGTCAAAAGATTGCAGAAAACGCTACTCTCGCAGGCCTGGTTGTCATTGATGCCAGTATAAGCAAAGAGGTCCATGACGCCGTGCCTTATCCTGAGAAAGATCGATCGACCGTATCGGACATCATCATGCCTGCACCTGTCCGTGATGAACTGCGCAGTATAGATGAGACGGCAGAAGACATTGCTTTTCAGCGTAAGTATCTGCAAACGGAGTCTGCGAAGGCATTTGCTACCTTTTCAGCCCTGTGTGGAGCCGATGGAATATCCATTAATGGCGACCTGATCCATTGCCCCAGCTTGGTGATCAAGGCTGTTTCCTGTGAAGACGAAGATCAGCGAGGCCAATTAACTGCCAAGCAGCTGGGCGCTGCATATGCCGGACTGTGGGATACGACCCATACGGGTTTGCTGGTAGGCCAACGTTACATGGAACCTGTCGAACTCATTCTTGGATGGTTGAACAGACTGCACCCCTTTGAATTAACGGAAAAACTCACAAAATAA
- a CDS encoding ABC transporter ATP-binding protein, translating to MKLNVENVSISVLNTDIIKDISLQVDGKQFVGLIGPNGCGKSTLLKSIYKVIKPQQGRVFLDHTDILKSSPKVVSRHMGVVGQFNELSFDFTVREMVMMGRTPHKKMLETDNERDHEIVEQALEKVHLTGHADRNYVSLSGGEKQRVVLARVLAQQPEFLILDEPTNHLDIKYQLQILNIVRGLGIGILAALHDLELAAEYCDYLYVVKKGQIVVHGKPADILTREMIGEVFDVDCEIYTNPVTGGLGIAYLSTR from the coding sequence ATGAAGCTGAACGTAGAAAATGTATCCATCTCTGTGCTGAACACGGACATCATCAAGGACATTTCTTTACAGGTGGACGGCAAACAGTTCGTCGGACTGATTGGACCGAATGGTTGCGGCAAGTCAACGTTACTCAAGAGCATCTATAAAGTGATCAAACCGCAGCAAGGCAGGGTTTTTCTCGACCATACCGATATTCTCAAATCCAGCCCGAAGGTTGTATCCAGACATATGGGTGTTGTCGGCCAGTTTAATGAATTGAGCTTTGATTTTACGGTGCGCGAGATGGTCATGATGGGGCGTACCCCGCACAAAAAAATGCTGGAGACGGATAATGAACGTGACCACGAAATTGTGGAGCAGGCTTTGGAAAAAGTACATCTGACTGGACATGCAGACCGCAATTATGTGTCATTGTCTGGTGGAGAGAAACAGCGTGTCGTATTAGCACGTGTCCTGGCACAACAGCCTGAATTCCTGATCCTGGACGAGCCGACGAACCATCTGGACATCAAATACCAACTTCAGATTCTAAATATTGTCCGTGGACTCGGCATTGGCATATTGGCAGCGCTGCATGATCTCGAACTCGCCGCAGAATATTGCGATTATCTCTATGTGGTGAAGAAGGGCCAGATTGTCGTCCATGGCAAACCGGCTGATATTCTGACTCGCGAGATGATTGGTGAGGTGTTCGATGTAGACTGTGAAATCTATACAAATCCGGTGACGGGTGGTCTGGGTATTGCTTACCTGAGTACACGGTGA
- a CDS encoding Lrp/AsnC family transcriptional regulator, translating into MDEIDQHILFHLENQARLSMTELGKLVGLSQPAVTERVKRMEEKGVIEEYRTVISPSKLGKQSTAYVLFRTRDCYPFLDFCRASPEVVECYRISGEYNYLLKILTDTIQGLEEFQNKCDPYGTYMTLITMSSPIAHKNLMQGPNLLAQTE; encoded by the coding sequence ATGGACGAAATAGATCAGCATATTCTGTTTCACTTGGAGAATCAGGCGAGATTATCCATGACCGAATTAGGAAAATTAGTCGGATTATCTCAACCAGCTGTGACTGAACGCGTCAAACGAATGGAAGAAAAGGGGGTTATCGAGGAATATCGTACGGTGATCTCCCCATCCAAATTGGGCAAGCAGAGCACGGCATATGTTCTCTTTCGTACACGGGATTGTTATCCCTTCCTGGATTTCTGCCGTGCGTCACCTGAAGTCGTGGAATGTTATCGGATTAGCGGGGAGTATAACTACTTGCTGAAAATCCTTACAGACACGATCCAGGGACTTGAAGAGTTCCAGAACAAGTGTGACCCATACGGGACTTACATGACCTTGATTACGATGTCTTCTCCGATTGCACATAAAAATCTGATGCAAGGACCGAATTTGCTGGCACAGACAGAATAA
- a CDS encoding MFS transporter, translated as MAIHTSLPKQRELPSISSERLPWAGLLALAMAGFICILTESLPAGLLPQIAKDLGVTESLTGQLVTLYAIGSLLAAIPLTAATRGWRRRPLLLVCIGGFLVFNTVTALSSDYILTLAARFMAGVSAGVLWGMTAGYARRMVSDSLKGKAMAVAMVGTPVALALGVPIGSFLSSYIGWRLIFGIVSLLTAALIAWVLWKMPDFAGELAGERLPLHKVFVIPGVRPILFVVLAWMLAHNILYTYISPYLTQTVFANRVDLILLIFGITSIVGIWLTGMLIDRFLRKLVIISLAAFALGSVVMGIGTDQPVMIILGIMIWGITFGGAATLLQTAIAQAGGKSTDVAQSMLVTAWNLAIGGGGIIGGILLEVLGAGYLAGSLFILLIPALLVAMRAYKYGFPKAK; from the coding sequence ATGGCCATTCACACATCCCTCCCCAAGCAAAGGGAGCTGCCTTCCATATCTTCAGAACGCCTTCCGTGGGCGGGACTACTTGCTTTAGCCATGGCTGGATTCATTTGCATCCTCACTGAAAGCCTGCCTGCAGGACTGCTGCCGCAAATTGCAAAAGACTTGGGGGTCACCGAATCCCTCACCGGACAGTTGGTGACTCTTTACGCCATTGGATCACTTCTTGCTGCCATTCCCTTGACTGCTGCCACACGTGGATGGAGACGCCGACCTCTTCTGCTGGTATGCATCGGCGGCTTTCTTGTCTTTAACACCGTTACCGCCTTATCCTCAGATTATATCCTGACACTTGCTGCTCGTTTTATGGCCGGGGTCTCTGCGGGTGTGTTATGGGGAATGACAGCAGGTTATGCTCGTCGGATGGTCTCTGATTCGTTAAAAGGCAAGGCCATGGCCGTGGCTATGGTCGGCACTCCGGTGGCGTTAGCCCTGGGTGTCCCCATCGGCAGTTTTCTCAGTTCTTATATCGGCTGGCGCCTCATCTTCGGGATTGTATCGCTTCTGACCGCAGCTTTGATCGCATGGGTTCTCTGGAAAATGCCAGATTTTGCAGGAGAACTGGCCGGGGAACGTCTCCCCCTGCATAAAGTATTTGTAATTCCGGGAGTCAGACCCATTCTGTTTGTTGTTCTGGCCTGGATGCTTGCCCATAATATCCTTTACACCTATATTTCTCCCTACCTTACCCAGACCGTATTTGCAAACAGAGTAGACTTGATTTTACTCATTTTCGGTATCACTTCCATTGTGGGAATCTGGTTAACCGGAATGCTCATTGACCGATTTTTGAGAAAACTAGTGATTATCAGTCTGGCAGCATTCGCTCTGGGATCTGTCGTGATGGGAATCGGTACTGATCAACCTGTGATGATTATCCTTGGCATCATGATCTGGGGAATTACGTTTGGCGGGGCTGCCACGCTACTGCAAACTGCCATTGCTCAAGCCGGAGGTAAAAGTACAGATGTCGCCCAATCAATGCTGGTTACAGCATGGAATCTGGCTATTGGCGGAGGAGGCATCATCGGGGGCATCCTTCTTGAAGTACTGGGAGCAGGATACCTTGCCGGGTCGTTGTTTATCTTGCTCATTCCTGCATTGCTCGTAGCTATGAGGGCTTATAAATATGGCTTCCCCAAAGCTAAATAA
- a CDS encoding IS3 family transposase, whose protein sequence is MWKTIAPSFLWRRCAVPFKYHGADITKWRMDRTSMRQNRKDEVMKRIRYHFYDHQMRCGSPKITYLLHLEGLRISSRTVSIYIRQMNLRSVVMPKYRVQTTDSKHNHPLAPNTLNQQFKTSKPNTVWVTDITYIACREGRLYLASVLDLCTREIVGWRLYNHMETSLVMGALEEAYKAKRPAPGLLHRSDCGSQYTSKEYVEQLKSYGMESSMSRRKRLILPSTSTLSSITTASECMAR, encoded by the coding sequence TTGTGGAAAACCATCGCTCCGAGTTTTCTTTGGAGAAGATGTGCAGTACCTTTCAAGTATCACGGAGCGGATATTACAAAATGGCGAATGGACCGAACCAGCATGCGGCAGAACCGTAAAGACGAGGTCATGAAGCGTATTCGGTATCATTTTTACGACCACCAGATGCGGTGTGGAAGCCCTAAAATTACGTATCTGCTCCATTTAGAAGGGTTGCGAATCTCTTCCCGTACCGTCAGTATATACATCCGTCAAATGAATCTTCGTTCTGTGGTCATGCCCAAATATCGCGTTCAGACGACGGATTCCAAACACAACCATCCCCTTGCGCCGAATACGCTGAATCAGCAATTTAAAACGTCCAAACCGAATACGGTATGGGTTACCGACATCACCTACATTGCTTGCCGAGAAGGTCGTCTATACCTCGCCAGCGTTCTGGATTTGTGCACACGTGAAATTGTAGGCTGGCGTCTATATAACCATATGGAAACCAGTTTGGTGATGGGTGCACTGGAGGAAGCTTACAAGGCCAAACGCCCTGCTCCGGGATTACTCCATCGCTCGGATTGCGGCTCTCAATACACGTCAAAAGAATACGTGGAGCAACTAAAATCATACGGAATGGAATCAAGTATGAGCCGCCGGAAGAGGCTTATACTGCCATCTACCAGTACATTGAGCTCTATTACAACCGCAAGCGAATGCATGGCGCGTTAG
- a CDS encoding amino acid permease, translated as MQQETLTRGLKNRHVQLMAIGGAIGTGLFLGAGKTIQLTGPSILLAYIITGVVLFLIMRALGELLLSNLQYHSFVDFVRDYLGNMAAFITGWTYWFCWISIAMADITAVGLYTQFWFPNVPQWMPGLIALVILLIMNLATVKLFGEMEFWFALIKVVAILALIVVGLYMIFKGFTTDQGPASFTNLWSHGGWFPNGLHGFIISFQMVVFAFVGMELVGLTAGETENPEKVIPRAINQIPIRVLLFYVGALLIIMSIYPWNAIVPTESPFVQVFAAVGIAAAAGIVNFVVLTSAASACNSAIFSTSRMVFSMAKDRNAPESFARLNNRKVPANALFFSTIVILIAIVLNYIMPEGVFTLITSVSTVCFIFVWGIMVICHLRYRRTQPELASRSRFKLPFYPFSNYLILAFLAFVLVILALAEDTRVALFVTPVWFILVAGIYLFKKRNLSSDR; from the coding sequence ATGCAGCAAGAAACGTTAACAAGGGGATTAAAGAACCGACATGTGCAATTGATGGCGATCGGAGGTGCGATCGGGACAGGTTTGTTTCTGGGAGCAGGCAAAACGATCCAACTGACAGGACCATCCATCTTGCTTGCCTACATTATTACGGGTGTTGTGTTGTTCCTGATCATGCGTGCATTGGGGGAGCTGCTCTTAAGCAACTTGCAGTATCATTCCTTTGTCGATTTTGTGCGTGATTACCTGGGAAATATGGCGGCATTTATTACAGGCTGGACCTATTGGTTCTGTTGGATTTCCATTGCCATGGCCGATATTACCGCCGTTGGTTTATATACGCAGTTTTGGTTTCCGAATGTACCGCAGTGGATGCCAGGGTTAATTGCGTTAGTCATTTTGCTAATTATGAACTTGGCAACGGTCAAGTTGTTTGGTGAGATGGAATTCTGGTTTGCCCTGATTAAAGTGGTGGCTATTCTGGCACTTATTGTGGTTGGTTTATATATGATTTTCAAAGGTTTTACAACGGATCAGGGTCCTGCAAGCTTCACCAATCTGTGGAGTCATGGGGGATGGTTCCCGAATGGACTGCATGGCTTCATCATATCGTTCCAGATGGTAGTTTTCGCCTTTGTAGGCATGGAACTGGTGGGACTCACTGCTGGAGAGACGGAGAACCCGGAGAAGGTTATTCCGAGAGCAATTAATCAGATCCCGATCCGGGTACTGCTCTTCTATGTTGGCGCACTGCTGATTATTATGAGTATCTACCCGTGGAACGCCATTGTGCCGACTGAAAGTCCGTTTGTACAGGTGTTTGCCGCTGTGGGAATTGCGGCTGCCGCAGGAATTGTGAATTTCGTGGTACTGACTTCCGCAGCTTCGGCTTGTAACAGTGCCATTTTCAGTACAAGCCGTATGGTGTTCTCGATGGCAAAGGATCGAAACGCCCCCGAGTCATTTGCACGTCTGAATAACAGGAAGGTTCCTGCCAATGCGCTGTTTTTCTCCACGATTGTTATTTTGATTGCAATTGTTTTGAATTACATCATGCCGGAGGGCGTATTTACGCTGATCACAAGTGTGTCTACCGTGTGCTTTATCTTTGTCTGGGGCATCATGGTGATCTGTCATCTCCGATATCGTCGTACTCAGCCGGAACTAGCGAGTCGCAGCCGCTTCAAACTGCCATTTTATCCGTTCTCGAACTACTTGATTTTGGCTTTTCTCGCGTTTGTGCTGGTGATATTGGCATTGGCTGAAGACACGCGAGTGGCGTTATTTGTCACGCCGGTGTGGTTTATCCTGGTTGCAGGGATTTACCTTTTTAAAAAGAGAAACTTGAGCAGTGACAGATAG
- the sigK gene encoding RNA polymerase sporulation sigma factor SigK yields the protein MFRVHIVKKFDNTGEDQEDLISIGTIGLIKAIESFQQGKGTKLATFAARCIENEILMHLRSLKKTRKDVSLHDPIGTDKEGNEITLIDILGTEADDVVDRVQLKIEKSKIYRNLDILDDREKEVVIGRFGLEAGGEERTQREIAKELGISRSYVSRIEKRALMKLYHEFYKQK from the coding sequence TTGTTTCGAGTACACATCGTCAAGAAATTCGACAATACGGGTGAAGATCAGGAAGATCTGATTTCCATCGGAACCATCGGTTTGATCAAAGCCATTGAAAGTTTTCAACAAGGCAAGGGAACGAAGCTTGCCACATTTGCGGCGAGATGTATTGAAAACGAGATACTTATGCATCTGCGTTCTTTGAAGAAAACACGCAAAGACGTATCTCTGCATGACCCGATCGGTACAGATAAAGAAGGCAATGAAATTACATTGATCGATATCCTTGGCACAGAAGCTGATGATGTCGTAGATCGGGTACAGCTCAAGATTGAGAAAAGCAAAATTTATCGCAATCTAGATATCCTGGATGATCGGGAGAAGGAAGTTGTCATCGGTCGATTTGGTCTGGAAGCAGGTGGGGAAGAACGAACTCAACGCGAAATTGCAAAGGAACTTGGCATCTCACGTTCTTATGTATCACGGATTGAGAAGCGGGCGTTAATGAAGCTGTATCATGAGTTTTATAAGCAAAAATAG
- a CDS encoding iron ABC transporter permease translates to MAQTVQVQTQRMGKRESLIQSKSGFALLIAALIMITLISVGIAVSIGQVHIPLAESYRILLYKLTGFQWGTTPIETGSFTDIIWQIRFPRVLMAMFIGAGLALCGAVMQAAVQNPLADPYILGISSGASLGATFAILIGFGAIGWLGQTGVAFWAFAGAMGASLLVLTLAGIRGKMTSVKLVLAGMVINALCSAFSNFIIYFANNAEGIKTVTFWTMGSLASSGWNKLPLVGIVVLVAILFFLLQSRVLNTMLLGDEAAVTLGINLSVYRRVYMLLTALVTGVMVASCGMIGFVGLIIPHIVRGLVGSDHRKVMPVSVLFGAIFLIWTDVIARSLISSVELPIGIITAMIGAPMFMYMLVKKGYGFGGN, encoded by the coding sequence ATGGCACAGACGGTTCAGGTTCAGACGCAGCGTATGGGGAAAAGAGAGTCTCTGATTCAGAGTAAATCCGGGTTTGCTTTACTGATTGCAGCTTTAATCATGATTACGCTTATTTCTGTAGGTATTGCAGTTTCCATTGGACAGGTACACATTCCACTGGCGGAGTCATATCGTATTCTTTTGTACAAATTAACGGGATTTCAGTGGGGGACAACACCCATTGAGACAGGTTCCTTTACCGATATCATCTGGCAGATTCGTTTCCCGCGTGTGCTGATGGCGATGTTTATTGGTGCAGGCTTGGCCTTGTGCGGTGCTGTTATGCAGGCTGCTGTTCAGAATCCGTTGGCAGATCCATACATACTGGGTATATCCTCAGGCGCTTCACTTGGGGCGACCTTTGCGATTCTCATTGGCTTTGGTGCGATTGGCTGGCTTGGTCAGACCGGAGTTGCTTTCTGGGCCTTTGCCGGAGCGATGGGTGCATCCTTACTGGTCCTGACTTTGGCAGGGATTCGGGGGAAAATGACATCGGTCAAGCTAGTGCTTGCCGGAATGGTAATTAACGCGCTGTGCAGCGCATTTTCGAACTTTATTATTTATTTTGCCAACAATGCTGAAGGCATCAAAACGGTGACATTCTGGACCATGGGCAGTCTGGCATCTTCCGGATGGAACAAGCTTCCACTCGTGGGTATCGTCGTGCTGGTGGCGATTCTATTCTTTCTTTTACAGTCCAGAGTTCTCAATACGATGTTATTGGGAGATGAAGCAGCCGTCACACTGGGCATTAATCTGAGTGTGTACCGCAGGGTGTATATGCTGTTAACCGCTTTGGTGACAGGTGTCATGGTGGCGAGCTGTGGCATGATTGGTTTCGTGGGACTCATTATTCCGCATATCGTCAGAGGTCTGGTGGGTTCCGACCATCGTAAAGTAATGCCTGTGTCCGTGCTGTTTGGAGCCATTTTCCTCATCTGGACGGATGTTATTGCACGATCCCTCATATCCAGCGTGGAGTTGCCAATCGGTATTATTACAGCCATGATTGGTGCACCCATGTTTATGTATATGCTGGTCAAAAAAGGCTACGGTTTTGGAGGAAATTAA